A stretch of DNA from Terriglobia bacterium:
GAGAAGGCGATGGAGTGGCTTCGCACGGCTCGCTGGGTTAGGATTTCGTCTCGCCCCCCATCGCCGGAGAGGACCCGTTGAAGCCGTTCAAGCCCGTCGCCCGGACCTTCGGCCGACATCCGGGGGCGCGGGTCGTGCTCCTCGGGCTCGGGCTTCTCACGGCGTGCGGCCCGTCCGCAGGCCCGCGCGCGCAGAACGAGGCCCGGTTCGAGAGGCTTCTTCGTGATGCGTCCCATGGGCGCGCGAAAGTCATCTTCTTCGGCGATTCGCTCTCGGACCAGTGGCGCCATCCCGGGTTCGGCCAAACGGTGTGGCGTTCCGAGCTGGAGCCTCTGGACGCCGCGAACCTCGGGATCAGCGGGGACAGGACGAGCGATCTCCTCGATCGAATCGAGCAGGGCCGGATCGAGGACCTCGACCCGGAAGGGGTGGTCGTCCTGATTGGCACCAACGACGTCACCGCTGGAAGCCCGCCGGAAGCGATCGTCGACGCGATCGAGCGGATCGTCGCCGCTTTACGGAGCAGGCTCCCGCGGGCGCGGATCCTGGTCCTCGGGCTGCTGCCGCGCGACGCGCGAGCGTCGCCGCGCCGCGCCGCCGTCACCGAGGTCAACCGCCTCCTCGCGAGGCTCGACGACGGGGCGCACGTGCGGTTCCTCGACATCGGGGACCGCTTTGTCCTGCCGGACGGCACGATTCCCCGGGAGGTCATGCCCGACGGACTCCACCTCTCCCCGGCCGGCTACAGGATCTGGGCGGAAGCGATGCGTCCCGCGCTGACCGAGATGCTCGCCCGTCCCGCGGCCGGCCCGCCGCGCTGAACCCGGGACCGGCCGCGCCATGCCGTTCAACTCCCTCGCGTTCGCCTTGTTCTTCCTGGCCCTCCTCGTCCCCTGGGCGCTCGTTCCCCCGGGAAGACGATGGGCCGTGCTGCTCGTCGGGAGCTACGCGTTCTGCGCCCTCGGACAGCCGTCCGCCGTGGCCTTCCTGGCGGCGGCGACCGTCTACGCCCATGCGATCGCGATCCGGATGGCGCACGCTCCCGGGAGCCTCGGACGACGGGCGCTCCTCTGGGTCGGCGTGGCGGGAATCCTCGGTCTGCTCCTGCTCACCAAGTACCTCGATTTCTTGCTCTCGTCCGCGCACGCGGCGATCGGCGCGTTCGCGCACCTGGAGGTCTACCGGCCGCTCGCGTGGATCGTTCCCCTCGGAATCTCGTTCTACTCGCTCCGCCTGATCGGCTATCTGCTGGATGTCGCCAAGGGCCGGACGGCCGCGGAGCGCCACCTCGGGGTATTCGCGGGTTACGTCGCCTTCTTCCCGGAGCTCCTCGCGGGACCGATCGATCGCGCGGGGGGCCTGATCCCGCAGCTTCGGGCTCCCGAGTCGTTCGTCGAGGCCAGGGTAGCTCGAGGGCTGACCCGGTTCGCCTGGGGACTGTTCAAGAAAGTCGTGATCGCCGACCGTCTGTCCCTTTTCGTCGATCCGGTGTACGCCGACCCGACGTCGTTCCGGGGAGTCTCCCTGATCGTCGCGAGCGTGTTCTTCGCGTTCCAGATCTTCTGCGACTTCTCCGGCTACTCGGACATGGCGATCGGCGTCGGCGAGGTCCTCGGGTTCCAGCTCGCGAAGAACTTCGACCGGCCTTACCACTCCGAGTCAATCTCGGAGTTCTGGCGCCGCTGGCACATGACGTTCTCTTCGTGGCTCAGGGACTACGTGTTCCTGCCGCTCGCGTACTCGTCGGCTCGCTGGGCTGAGGAGCGCAGCCTCCTGGGCATCCGGCTCAGGGAGGAGTACTGGAGCTACGCGGTCGCGACGATGGGCACCATGCTGCTGGGCGGCCTGTGGCACGGCGCCAGCTGGACGTTCGTCGCGTGGGGAGGGCTCATCGGCAGCTACATGGTGTTCTCACGCTTCACGAAGAAGATCCGGTCGCGCTGGGTTCGCGCCGCCGGCCTCCACCGTGTGCCT
This window harbors:
- a CDS encoding MBOAT family protein; translation: MPFNSLAFALFFLALLVPWALVPPGRRWAVLLVGSYAFCALGQPSAVAFLAAATVYAHAIAIRMAHAPGSLGRRALLWVGVAGILGLLLLTKYLDFLLSSAHAAIGAFAHLEVYRPLAWIVPLGISFYSLRLIGYLLDVAKGRTAAERHLGVFAGYVAFFPELLAGPIDRAGGLIPQLRAPESFVEARVARGLTRFAWGLFKKVVIADRLSLFVDPVYADPTSFRGVSLIVASVFFAFQIFCDFSGYSDMAIGVGEVLGFQLAKNFDRPYHSESISEFWRRWHMTFSSWLRDYVFLPLAYSSARWAEERSLLGIRLREEYWSYAVATMGTMLLGGLWHGASWTFVAWGGLIGSYMVFSRFTKKIRSRWVRAAGLHRVPRLRAVLRVVSVFVLMDVAWVFFRARTLRDALYVLTHLLDGTGPYVARLATTGISGFSDRAVLQPLLLGHSLGEFATAVGAIALLEGVHFLDCRGGLYARLMARPAAIRFGLYYALVLLILAFGVFEARTFIYAQF
- a CDS encoding GDSL family lipase, whose translation is MLLGLGLLTACGPSAGPRAQNEARFERLLRDASHGRAKVIFFGDSLSDQWRHPGFGQTVWRSELEPLDAANLGISGDRTSDLLDRIEQGRIEDLDPEGVVVLIGTNDVTAGSPPEAIVDAIERIVAALRSRLPRARILVLGLLPRDARASPRRAAVTEVNRLLARLDDGAHVRFLDIGDRFVLPDGTIPREVMPDGLHLSPAGYRIWAEAMRPALTEMLARPAAGPPR